A genomic segment from Sciurus carolinensis chromosome 1, mSciCar1.2, whole genome shotgun sequence encodes:
- the Lrrc8d gene encoding volume-regulated anion channel subunit LRRC8D has translation MFTLAEVASLNDIQPTYRILKPWWDVFMDYLAVVMLMVAIFAGTMQLTKDQVVCLPVLPSPVNSKAHTSPGNTDITTEIPKMETAPNQDQDGRTTNDISFGTSAVTPDIPLRATYPHTDSTVPNQEEKKEKRDPAGRKTNLDFQQYVFINQMCYHLALPWYSKYFPYLALIHTIILMVSSNFWFKYPKTCSKVEHFVSILGKCFESPWTTKALSETACEDSEENKQRITGAQTLPKHVSTSSDEGSPSASTPMINKTGFKFSAEKPVIEVPSMTILDKKDGEQAKALFEKVRKFRAHVEDSDLIYKLYVVQTVIKTAKFIFILCYTANFVNAISFEHVCKPKVEHLTGYEVFECTHNMAYMLKKLLISYISIICVYGFICLYTLFWLFRIPLKEYSFEKVREESSFSDIPDVKNDFAFLLHMVDQYDQLYSKRFGVFLSEVSENKLREISLNHEWTFEKLRQHVSRNAQDKQELHLFMLSGVPDAVFDLTDLDVLKLELIPEAKIPAKISQMTNLQELHLCHCPAKVEQTAFSFLRDHLRCLHVKFTDVAEIPAWVYLLKNLRELYLIGNLNSENNKMIGLESLRELRHLKILHVKSNLTKVPSNITDVAPHLTKLVIHNDGTKLLVLNSLKKMMNVAELELQNCELERIPHAIFSLSNLQELDLKSNNIRTIEEIISFQHLKRLTCLKLWHNKIVTIPPSITHVKNLESLYFSNNKLESLPVAVFSLQKLRCLDVSYNNISMIPIEIGLLQNLQHLHITGNKVDILPKQLFKCVKLRTLNLGQNCITSLPEKIGQLSQLTQLELKGNCLDRLPAQLGQCRMLKKSGLAVEDHLFDTLPLEVKEALNQDINVPFANGI, from the coding sequence ATGTTTACCCTTGCGGAAGTTGCTTCACTTAATGACATTCAGCCAACTTACCGAATCCTGAAACCATGGTGGGACGTGTTTATGGATTACCTGGCTGTTGTAATGTTGATGGTAGCCATCTTTGCAGGAACCATGCAACTTACCAAAGATCAGGTGGTCTGCTTGCCAGTATTGCCATCTCCTGTAAATTCAAAGGCACACACATCGCCAGGAAATACTGACATCACCACCGAAATCCCGAAGATGGAAACGGCCCCTAACCAAGACCAAGACGGGCGGACAACAAATGACATTTCCTTTGGCACATCTGCTGTGACACCTGACATACCTCTCAGAGCCACGTATCCTCACACAGATTCCACAGTTCCAAaccaggaggaaaagaaagaaaagagagatccAGCGGGCAGGAAAACAAACTTGGATTTTCAGCAATACGTATTTATTAATCAGATGTGTTACCATCTGGCCCTTCCTTGGTATTCTAAGTACTTTCCGTACCTTGCTCTTATACATACTATTATTCTCATGGTCAGTAGCAACTTTTGGTTCAAATATCCCAAAACATGCTCAAAAGTAGAGCATTTTGTTTCAATACTAGGAAAGTGCTTTGAATCTCCTTGGACAACTAAAGCACTGTCTGAGACAGCCTGTGAAGACTCAGAGGAAAACAAGCAGAGGATAACAGGGGCCCAGACTTTACCAAAGCATGTGTCCACCAGCAGTGATGAAGGGAGCCCCAGCGCCAGCACCCCAATGATCAACAAAACTGGCTTCAAATTCTCAGCCGAAAAGCCCGTGATTGAAGTTCCCAGCATGACCATCCTGGATAAAAAAGATGGGGAACAGGCGAAAGCCCTGTTCGAGAAAGTAAGGAAATTCCGTGCCCACGTAGAAGACAGTGACTTGATCTATAAACTCTATGTGGTCCAAACAGTCATCAAAACAGCcaagttcatttttattctctgctACACTGCAAACTTTGTCAACGCAATCAGCTTCGAGCATGTCTGCAAGCCAAAAGTCGAGCACCTGACTGGTTATGAGGTGTTTGAGTGCACCCACAATATGGCTTACATGTTGAAAAAGCTTCTCATCAGTTATATATCCATTATTTGTGTTTATGGTTTTATCTGCCTCTACACTCTCTTCTGGTTATTCAGGATACCTTTGAAggaatattcttttgaaaaagttAGAGAAGAGAGCAGTTTCAGTGACATTCCAGATGTCAAAAATGACTTTGCGTTCCTTCTGCACATGGTAGACCAGTACGACCAGCTCTATTCCAAGCGTTTTGGTGTGTTCTTGTCGGAAGTCAGTGAGAACAAGCTGAGGGAAATCAGTCTGAACCATGAGTGGACATTTGAGAAGCTCAGGCAGCACGTGTCCCGCAACGCCCAAGACAAGCAGGAGCTACACTTGTTCATGCTGTCAGGTGTGCCAGATGCCGTCTTTGACCTCACAGACCTGGATGTGCTAAAACTTGAACTGATTCCAGAAGCTAAAATTCCTGCTAAGATTTCTCAAATGACCAACCTCCAAGAGCTCCACCTCTGCCACTGCCCTGCGAAAGTTGAACAGACTGCTTTTAGCTTTCTGCGCGATCACTTGAGATGCCTTCACGTGAAGTTCACTGATGTGGCTGAAATTCCCGCCTGGGTGTATTTGCTCAAAAACCTTCGGGAGTTGTACTTGATAGGCAATTTGAACTCAGAAAACAACAAGATGATAGGACTTGAATCTCTCCGAGAGTTGCGGCACCTTAAGATTCTCCACGTGAAGAGCAATTTGACCAAAGTTCCCTCCAACATTACAGATGTGGCTCCACATCTTACAAAGTTAGTCATTCATAATGACGGCACTAAACTCTTGGTACTGAACAGCCTTAAGAAAATGATGAATGTTGCCGAGCTGgagctccagaactgtgaactagAGAGAATTCCACATGCTATTTTCAGCCTCTCTAATTTACAGGAACTGGATTTAAAGTCAAATAACATACGCACAATTGAGGAGATCATCAGTTTCCAGCATTTAAAACGACTGACTTGtttaaaattatggcataatAAAATTGTTACCATTCCTCCCTCCATTACCCATGTCAAAAACTTGGAGTCACTTTATTTCTCCAACAACAAGCTCGAGTCTTTACCAGTGGCAGTATTTAGTTTACAGAAACTCAGATGCTTAGATGTAAGCTACAACAACATTTCAATGATTCCCATAGAAATAGGATTGCTTCAGAACCTGCAGCATTTGCATATCACTGGGAACAAAGTGGACATTCTGCCAAAACAATTGTTTAAATGTGTGAAGTTGAGGACTTTGAATCTGGGGCAGAACTGTATCACCTCCCTCCCAGAAAAAATTGGTCAGCTCTCCCAACTCACGCAGTTGGAGCTGAAGGGGAACTGCTTGGACCGCCTGCCAGCACAGCTGGGCCAGTGTCGAATGCTTAAGAAAAGCGGGCTTGCTGTGGAAGATCACCTTTTTGACACTCTGCCACTAGAAGTCAAAGAAGCATTGAATCAAGACATAAATGTTCCCTTTGCAAATGGGATTTAA